Proteins encoded by one window of Nocardia goodfellowii:
- a CDS encoding nitrate ABC transporter substrate-binding protein: MRIRPLGAIALAAAVIASGAACSGSDAGTAAADLPAAPAEQLLSGICPATVVVQLQWEPETDSGPIFGLLGPGYRVDSDRNLVTGPLAIDGKDTGVDLEIRAGGPAIGFQTVPSQMYVDSSITLGLAHSEHAIAAAATQPIVAVTTLLRDSPQMLMWDPATHPEWRGIADIGKSDAPVVVSQGQLYPEWLVARGLVKAGQIDSSYDNSPSRFVAGPSFAQQGFVNSEPYVYEHEVRAWGKPVGYQLLRDVGYEGYARTVNVRADRIDELRPCLRRLVPMIQRATAQFLADPAPVDDIVVDVVSQSLNFSPYSAELAEFGSRALISGGLVGPDTDGVIGSFDEARVQRVIAEFSPILRRGGAQIPDGLSARTLVTKEFLDPTVRN; the protein is encoded by the coding sequence ATGCGTATTCGCCCCCTCGGCGCGATAGCCCTCGCCGCCGCCGTAATCGCCTCCGGCGCGGCCTGTTCCGGCTCCGATGCCGGGACCGCCGCCGCCGACCTGCCCGCCGCTCCGGCCGAACAGCTGCTGTCCGGGATCTGCCCGGCCACGGTGGTCGTGCAATTGCAATGGGAACCGGAAACCGATTCCGGTCCGATCTTCGGGCTGCTCGGTCCGGGTTACCGGGTCGACTCCGACAGGAACCTGGTCACCGGTCCGCTGGCGATCGACGGCAAGGACACCGGAGTCGATCTGGAGATCCGGGCGGGCGGTCCGGCGATCGGATTCCAGACGGTGCCTTCCCAGATGTATGTCGACTCGTCCATCACCCTCGGGCTGGCGCACTCCGAACACGCCATCGCCGCCGCGGCCACCCAGCCGATCGTCGCGGTGACCACCCTGCTGCGGGACAGCCCGCAGATGCTCATGTGGGATCCGGCTACCCATCCGGAGTGGCGCGGCATCGCCGATATCGGGAAATCCGATGCGCCGGTGGTGGTTTCGCAAGGACAGCTGTACCCGGAGTGGCTGGTGGCGCGCGGTCTGGTCAAAGCCGGGCAGATCGACAGCTCCTATGACAATTCGCCGTCCAGATTCGTGGCCGGGCCGTCGTTCGCCCAGCAGGGCTTCGTGAACTCCGAACCCTACGTCTACGAGCACGAGGTGCGGGCCTGGGGCAAACCGGTCGGCTACCAGCTACTGCGTGACGTCGGCTACGAAGGCTACGCCCGCACGGTCAACGTGCGCGCTGACCGGATCGACGAGCTGCGGCCCTGCCTGCGGCGGCTGGTGCCGATGATTCAGCGGGCCACCGCACAGTTTCTGGCCGACCCGGCCCCCGTGGACGACATCGTCGTGGACGTGGTCTCGCAAAGCCTCAACTTCAGCCCCTACAGCGCCGAGCTCGCCGAATTCGGTTCCCGCGCACTCATTTCCGGCGGCCTCGTCGGCCCCGACACCGACGGCGTCATCGGCAGCTTCGACGAGGCCCGGGTGCAGCGCGTCATCGCCGAGTTCAGTCCGATCCTGCGCCGCGGCGGCGCACAGATCCCGGACGGGCTGTCCGCCCGAACCCTCGTCACCAAGGAATTCCTCGACCCGACCGTAAGGAACTAG
- a CDS encoding NADPH:quinone oxidoreductase family protein: MRAAQVSKLEGPEAVEVVDIPEPAGYPGGVVIDVHAAGVAFPDVLMSRGLYQMKPELPFVVGGEVAGVVREAPADAHVRAGDRVVALTMLGNAMAEVAVAPAQMVFKLPDNISLEAGAGILFNDLTVHFCLRNRGRLAEGETVLVHGAAGGIGTSTLRMAQALGAGKVIAVVSTEEKAEVARANGATDVVLTEGWLAAVKEITGGRGVDIVLDPVGGDRFTDSIRSLGSAGRLLVVGFTAGDIPTVKVNRLLLKNVEVTGAAWGEWVMSHPGYLQEQWAEVEPLLAAGKIAPPRPVLYPLEQAAAAVASLENRSATGKVVVTLR, encoded by the coding sequence ATGCGCGCAGCTCAGGTCAGCAAACTGGAAGGACCGGAAGCGGTCGAGGTCGTAGACATCCCGGAACCGGCGGGTTATCCGGGCGGTGTGGTCATCGACGTGCACGCGGCCGGCGTCGCGTTCCCGGACGTGCTGATGTCGCGCGGGCTCTACCAGATGAAGCCGGAGTTGCCGTTCGTGGTCGGCGGCGAGGTGGCGGGCGTGGTACGGGAGGCGCCCGCGGACGCGCACGTGCGAGCGGGTGACCGGGTGGTGGCGCTGACGATGCTCGGCAATGCCATGGCCGAGGTCGCGGTGGCCCCGGCGCAGATGGTTTTCAAACTGCCGGACAACATTTCGCTGGAGGCCGGCGCGGGCATTCTGTTCAATGACCTGACCGTGCATTTCTGCCTGCGTAACCGCGGCCGGCTGGCCGAGGGTGAGACGGTGCTGGTGCACGGCGCGGCCGGGGGCATCGGCACCTCGACGCTGCGGATGGCTCAGGCATTGGGCGCGGGCAAGGTGATCGCGGTGGTCAGCACCGAGGAGAAGGCCGAGGTGGCGCGAGCGAACGGCGCCACCGACGTAGTGCTCACGGAGGGCTGGCTGGCCGCGGTCAAGGAGATCACCGGCGGGCGTGGCGTGGACATCGTGCTGGACCCGGTCGGCGGTGACCGGTTCACCGACAGCATCCGCTCGCTCGGTTCGGCGGGCCGGCTCCTGGTCGTCGGGTTCACCGCGGGCGACATCCCGACCGTGAAGGTGAACCGCCTGCTGCTGAAGAACGTCGAGGTCACCGGCGCGGCCTGGGGTGAGTGGGTGATGAGCCACCCCGGCTATCTGCAGGAACAGTGGGCCGAGGTGGAGCCGCTGCTGGCCGCCGGCAAGATCGCGCCGCCGCGGCCGGTGCTGTATCCGCTGGAGCAGGCCGCGGCGGCCGTCGCCTCCCTGGAGAACCGGTCCGCCACCGGCAAGGTCGTCGTCACCCTCCGCTGA
- a CDS encoding acyl-[acyl-carrier-protein] thioesterase, translated as MSLDQPLAPLPQEGMGFASAWPVRAGDVDPYDRLRFDSVARYLQDIAWEQLHKTALHRTDPSWIVRRTVIDVIRPIQWPDEVQLLRWCSSMSTRWTNMRVRITSGNGGLIETEGFWINISESNNMPARISDEGLAYLAQTTQEHRLRWRPYLIDPTPPESDTDLPFPVRATDIDSYNHVNNACYWQAAEQFLVEYPKLVAAPHRAVIEYVAPVLARQHVMVRSRYEPGDGAGRPSLRLWFVVGGTTTTVVRIMPLP; from the coding sequence GTGTCACTCGATCAGCCACTCGCCCCGCTTCCCCAGGAGGGCATGGGCTTCGCTTCGGCGTGGCCCGTCCGGGCTGGTGATGTAGACCCGTATGACCGGCTGCGGTTCGACAGTGTCGCCCGCTACCTGCAGGATATCGCCTGGGAGCAGTTGCATAAGACGGCGTTGCATCGCACCGACCCCAGCTGGATCGTCCGGCGCACGGTCATCGATGTCATCCGGCCCATCCAGTGGCCGGACGAGGTGCAACTCCTGCGCTGGTGCTCGAGCATGTCCACCCGGTGGACGAATATGCGGGTGCGGATCACCAGCGGCAACGGCGGGCTGATCGAAACCGAGGGCTTCTGGATCAATATCAGCGAGTCGAACAATATGCCCGCCCGGATCAGCGACGAGGGCCTGGCGTACCTGGCGCAAACCACCCAGGAGCATCGCTTGCGCTGGCGGCCGTACCTGATCGATCCGACACCGCCGGAGTCCGACACCGATCTGCCGTTCCCGGTGCGCGCTACCGACATCGACAGCTACAACCACGTGAACAACGCCTGCTACTGGCAGGCGGCCGAGCAATTCCTCGTCGAGTACCCGAAGCTGGTCGCGGCGCCGCACCGGGCGGTCATCGAATACGTCGCGCCGGTGCTGGCCCGCCAGCATGTGATGGTCCGCAGCCGCTATGAGCCGGGTGACGGCGCCGGGCGGCCCAGCCTGCGCCTGTGGTTCGTCGTCGGCGGCACCACGACCACCGTCGTGCGGATCATGCCGCTCCCGTAG
- a CDS encoding amidohydrolase family protein, with protein MVPTSAQSTVLTDVTVYLRGDQAPRWLPGQDVVIRAGMVTAIGADARRAHRDLARTDGSGGYLVPGFVNTHTHLQQAVLRGIGEGLPLLAWLRCVGERTVAATAEQTYLSALAGGLELLRGGVTTVVEHMWPNRSEAVHDAMIRALDEVGIRVILGRGLADRADASRRWGLDPRLMQPLPEVFAHIEDLDARLRGSRISTALAVPNPRCLTPDGMAAAREFAVRGDKTVSIHVLETSTDDEMCRLHAGRGAVDYLDESGFLWDRTLAVHCVDLDAHGRDVFADRRVAVSYNPLSNMRLGSGAAPVLDMLAAGIGVGLGVDGAASNDTQDLLLALRMGSYLQRVTHKRADLLGFDDMLRMATCGAAAALGRADRGPGIGVGDRADLTLFRFDRDFACLPVLDPGATLLTTGSARVVDTVWVDGEPVIRNGHSTRVDAEALVRRLISMR; from the coding sequence ATGGTGCCCACGAGCGCTCAGTCCACCGTCCTGACCGATGTCACCGTCTACCTACGCGGCGATCAGGCCCCGCGCTGGCTGCCCGGCCAGGATGTCGTGATCCGCGCCGGAATGGTGACCGCGATCGGCGCGGATGCCCGGCGGGCGCACCGCGATCTGGCGCGGACCGACGGCAGCGGCGGCTATCTGGTGCCCGGCTTCGTCAACACCCACACCCATTTGCAGCAGGCGGTGCTGCGGGGCATCGGCGAGGGCCTGCCGCTGCTGGCCTGGCTGCGGTGCGTCGGCGAGCGGACCGTCGCGGCCACTGCCGAGCAGACATATCTGTCCGCGCTGGCGGGCGGGCTGGAGTTGTTGCGCGGTGGCGTCACCACCGTGGTCGAGCACATGTGGCCGAATCGCTCGGAGGCCGTGCACGACGCCATGATTCGGGCGCTGGACGAGGTGGGTATCCGGGTGATTCTCGGTCGCGGCCTGGCCGACCGCGCCGATGCGAGCCGCCGGTGGGGACTCGATCCCCGGCTGATGCAGCCCCTGCCGGAGGTCTTCGCGCATATCGAGGATCTGGATGCCCGGTTGCGCGGGTCGCGGATCAGCACGGCGCTGGCGGTGCCGAATCCACGGTGCCTGACGCCCGACGGCATGGCCGCCGCGCGCGAGTTCGCGGTGCGCGGCGACAAGACCGTCTCGATACATGTCCTGGAGACCAGCACCGACGATGAGATGTGCCGGCTGCACGCGGGTCGCGGCGCGGTCGACTACCTGGACGAATCCGGTTTCCTGTGGGATCGGACCCTGGCCGTGCACTGCGTCGATCTCGATGCGCACGGCCGGGACGTTTTCGCCGACCGCCGCGTCGCGGTCTCCTACAACCCGCTGAGCAATATGCGCCTGGGCAGCGGTGCCGCGCCGGTGCTCGACATGCTGGCGGCGGGAATCGGGGTCGGGCTCGGGGTCGACGGCGCCGCCAGCAACGACACCCAGGACCTGCTCCTGGCGCTGCGGATGGGTTCCTACCTGCAACGGGTCACGCACAAGCGCGCCGACCTGCTGGGGTTCGACGACATGCTGCGGATGGCGACCTGCGGCGCGGCCGCGGCGCTGGGCCGGGCCGACCGCGGACCGGGGATCGGCGTCGGGGATCGGGCGGACCTCACGCTGTTCCGGTTCGACCGGGATTTCGCCTGCCTGCCGGTGCTCGATCCCGGCGCGACACTGCTGACCACGGGTTCCGCGCGTGTGGTCGACACGGTGTGGGTGGACGGCGAACCGGTCATTCGGAACGGGCACAGCACCCGGGTGGACGCCGAAGCGCTGGTGCGCCGGCTGATCAGCATGCGCTGA
- a CDS encoding isopenicillin N synthase family dioxygenase produces the protein MASSYDLSEVAREQQMGGLGTETDREIRIIDLTDFEDRRAEITESLWEAATEIGFFQLSGHGIPQRQIDDAFARTAAFFALPETVKGRYPLVKADNAGWESMSQVRPSIGVPDQKESYQITRSRMDQLWPSERELAGFRDALLDFEHQAWMVAMRVLSCFADRLGMDRDHFTAAHNPRSPEYQSTLRLLHYFAVPEELRGVPGRWRAGAHTDFDCLTLLFQRDGQGGLQVCPGREMRDQEWTSITPSSSLITCNIGDMLTRWSDDLLPSNFHRVRSPGAGEYQGERYSIAYFAQADRDAVIQGPGRTYPPVTAADFLTQRVRANYRPQG, from the coding sequence ATGGCATCCAGTTACGACCTCTCCGAAGTCGCACGCGAGCAGCAGATGGGCGGGCTCGGCACCGAAACCGACCGTGAGATCCGGATCATCGATCTCACCGACTTCGAGGACCGGCGCGCCGAGATCACCGAATCGCTCTGGGAAGCCGCCACCGAGATCGGCTTCTTCCAACTGTCCGGGCATGGGATCCCGCAGCGTCAGATCGATGACGCGTTCGCCCGCACCGCGGCGTTCTTCGCGCTCCCGGAAACCGTGAAAGGCCGATATCCACTGGTCAAGGCGGACAACGCGGGCTGGGAGAGCATGAGTCAGGTACGCCCGTCCATCGGCGTGCCCGACCAGAAGGAGTCGTATCAGATCACCCGATCGCGTATGGACCAGCTGTGGCCCAGCGAGCGGGAGCTGGCGGGGTTCCGCGACGCCCTGCTGGATTTCGAGCATCAGGCCTGGATGGTCGCCATGCGCGTGCTGTCCTGCTTCGCCGACCGCCTCGGCATGGACCGGGACCATTTCACCGCGGCGCACAACCCGCGCTCACCGGAGTACCAGAGCACGCTGCGACTGCTGCACTACTTCGCGGTTCCCGAAGAACTGCGCGGTGTGCCCGGCCGCTGGCGCGCCGGCGCGCATACCGACTTCGATTGCCTCACTCTGCTTTTCCAGCGTGACGGCCAAGGCGGCCTGCAAGTGTGCCCCGGCCGGGAGATGCGGGACCAAGAGTGGACCTCCATCACGCCGTCGTCGAGCCTGATCACCTGCAATATCGGCGATATGCTCACCCGCTGGAGCGACGATCTGCTGCCGTCCAACTTCCACCGCGTCCGCAGCCCCGGCGCGGGCGAATACCAGGGCGAGCGCTACAGCATCGCGTACTTCGCCCAGGCGGATCGCGACGCCGTCATCCAGGGACCGGGCCGCACCTATCCCCCGGTCACGGCCGCCGATTTCCTCACCCAGCGGGTGCGGGCCAACTACCGGCCGCAAGGATAG
- a CDS encoding Lrp/AsnC family transcriptional regulator — translation MSRTPAKLDELDLAILTAMHEYQKAGILELSRRTRVARATVQSRIGRMEESGVIASYDPQIDVTAAGFDVQAFVTLEIAQGALDLVAAELDAIPGVLEAYATTGSGDVWCRIGADSHAGLQTVLLSIDRTSSVVRSHSVIVLSTVVPRRTLPLLRTLTPTHSSKAPAYREPHDR, via the coding sequence ATGTCGCGTACGCCGGCGAAACTGGACGAGCTCGATCTCGCCATTCTCACCGCCATGCACGAGTACCAGAAGGCGGGAATTCTGGAGCTGTCCCGGCGCACCCGGGTCGCCCGCGCCACCGTCCAATCGCGGATCGGACGGATGGAGGAGTCCGGTGTCATCGCCTCCTACGACCCGCAGATCGATGTCACCGCAGCCGGTTTCGACGTGCAGGCCTTCGTCACGCTGGAGATCGCGCAGGGCGCGCTGGACCTGGTCGCGGCCGAACTGGACGCGATCCCCGGTGTGCTGGAGGCCTACGCGACCACCGGGTCCGGCGACGTGTGGTGCCGGATCGGCGCCGATTCGCATGCCGGCCTGCAGACGGTCTTACTGAGTATCGACCGGACCAGCTCGGTGGTGCGCTCACACAGCGTCATCGTGCTCTCGACGGTGGTGCCGCGGCGCACGCTGCCGCTGCTACGCACCCTCACCCCGACCCACAGCAGCAAGGCCCCCGCGTACCGGGAACCGCACGACCGCTGA
- a CDS encoding ABC transporter permease, which translates to MARLTKTLVPLVSFGLAVTAWYAVSLLLLSPQRRFLLPPPHAVLTESLADPAKLEVMLRALAVTARVAVTGLAVSAVLGVAIAVLMSQTKLIERVVYPYSVVLQAIPVLAVVPLIGLWFGYGIGSRTIVCVLIAIHPIIAMTLFGIQSVDGNLRELFALGRAGRFRTMLALELPAALPSIMTSLRTAAGLSVTGAIIGDMFFAQGRPGIGTLLDNYRARLQSEDLLAALLLAGLFGVLVFAFFTAAQRITTGGWHAAGR; encoded by the coding sequence ATGGCCCGGCTCACCAAAACCCTGGTGCCCCTGGTGTCGTTCGGCCTCGCCGTGACCGCCTGGTATGCGGTGTCCCTGCTGCTGTTGAGTCCGCAACGCCGGTTCCTGCTGCCGCCGCCGCACGCCGTCCTCACCGAATCCCTGGCCGACCCGGCCAAGCTCGAAGTGATGCTGCGCGCGCTCGCCGTCACCGCACGGGTCGCGGTCACCGGGCTCGCGGTCTCGGCCGTGCTCGGTGTGGCGATCGCGGTGCTGATGAGCCAGACCAAGCTGATCGAACGCGTCGTCTACCCGTATTCGGTGGTGCTGCAAGCGATCCCGGTGCTGGCCGTGGTGCCGCTGATCGGACTCTGGTTCGGCTACGGCATCGGCTCGCGCACCATCGTCTGCGTGCTCATCGCGATTCATCCGATTATCGCGATGACCCTGTTCGGCATCCAATCGGTCGACGGCAACCTGCGTGAGTTGTTCGCCCTGGGCCGCGCGGGCCGGTTCCGCACCATGCTCGCCCTGGAACTGCCCGCGGCGCTGCCCTCGATCATGACGAGTTTGCGGACCGCGGCGGGGCTTTCGGTGACCGGCGCGATCATCGGCGACATGTTCTTCGCGCAGGGCAGGCCCGGCATCGGCACGCTGCTGGACAACTATCGCGCCCGGCTGCAATCCGAGGATCTGCTCGCGGCGCTGCTGCTGGCCGGTCTGTTCGGCGTGCTCGTCTTCGCCTTTTTCACTGCCGCACAGCGGATCACGACCGGCGGCTGGCACGCCGCCGGACGCTAG
- a CDS encoding type VII secretion target, with product MTGPNDNQLQVNTEALQKFATNLRTEATDVTSLGAGAGFNFATGALPGTDFGTVVTSATDTLNNCLTRINERLTTVADNMRNASGKFELAEAEFADKLKTIGLEVK from the coding sequence ATGACAGGTCCGAACGATAACCAGTTGCAGGTCAACACCGAGGCTTTGCAGAAGTTCGCGACCAATCTGCGCACCGAGGCGACCGACGTCACCAGCCTGGGCGCCGGTGCGGGCTTCAACTTCGCCACCGGCGCGCTACCGGGCACGGATTTCGGCACGGTGGTCACCAGTGCGACCGACACGCTGAACAACTGCCTGACACGCATCAACGAGCGTCTCACCACGGTCGCCGACAACATGCGGAACGCGTCCGGAAAATTCGAGCTGGCCGAAGCGGAGTTCGCGGACAAACTGAAGACCATCGGCCTGGAGGTGAAATGA
- a CDS encoding winged helix DNA-binding domain-containing protein gives MANHPHQRATAGLIGSYCGRIMKLSNRVLNRTLLQRQHLLERSTLTTPQMCDHLIGLQAQDVPPPFVALWSRITDFDPATVSGALDDRSLVRITLMRGTIHLVTPPDALRIAPHIQPELEKVPFRKGFNYGAMVGLDPDEVRKHGEAVLGEEPMSAADLRARAAELYPDRDPGAVLQTWLYQLPVLQTPPRGKWKDNSRPVWSRVEPWLGAPLDPAYPLAELLIRYLRAFGPATTMDMQTWSKFTGIKKAVDQLGDRVRTYTDDRGRTLYDLADADLADPDLPAPVRLLGWYDNAVLSHQDRTRIVPDGNAPHLRAFAAAVSPVLLDGYLCGLYKVFPKAGVARLRVSPTRPWSRAERAEVEAEALALLAFLEEDKEPVVEILEPDADLKL, from the coding sequence GTGGCGAATCATCCCCATCAGCGGGCGACAGCGGGCCTGATCGGCTCGTACTGTGGGCGCATCATGAAGCTGTCGAATCGCGTCCTGAACCGGACCCTGCTCCAGCGCCAGCACCTGCTGGAGCGCTCCACGCTGACCACACCTCAGATGTGCGACCACCTCATCGGCTTGCAGGCGCAGGATGTCCCACCGCCGTTCGTCGCATTGTGGAGTCGGATAACGGATTTCGATCCCGCGACGGTCTCCGGCGCGCTCGACGACCGCTCCCTGGTCCGGATCACGCTGATGCGCGGCACCATTCACCTGGTCACGCCGCCGGACGCGTTGCGGATCGCCCCGCATATCCAACCGGAGCTCGAAAAAGTGCCGTTCCGTAAGGGATTCAACTACGGCGCGATGGTGGGTCTGGATCCCGACGAGGTGCGCAAGCACGGCGAAGCGGTCCTGGGCGAGGAGCCGATGTCCGCCGCCGATCTGCGTGCCCGTGCCGCCGAGCTCTACCCGGATCGCGACCCGGGCGCGGTGTTGCAAACCTGGCTGTACCAGCTGCCGGTCCTCCAGACACCGCCGCGCGGCAAGTGGAAAGACAACAGCCGTCCGGTCTGGTCCCGGGTCGAGCCCTGGCTGGGCGCACCCCTGGACCCGGCATATCCGTTGGCGGAGTTGCTGATCCGGTATCTGCGCGCCTTCGGCCCGGCGACCACCATGGACATGCAGACCTGGTCGAAGTTCACCGGCATCAAGAAGGCCGTCGACCAACTCGGCGACCGGGTGCGCACCTACACCGACGACCGCGGCCGCACCCTGTACGACCTCGCCGACGCCGACCTCGCCGACCCGGACCTCCCGGCCCCGGTCCGTCTGCTCGGCTGGTACGACAACGCCGTGCTCTCCCATCAGGACCGCACCCGCATCGTCCCCGACGGCAATGCCCCGCACCTGCGCGCGTTCGCCGCGGCGGTCTCGCCGGTCCTGCTCGACGGCTATCTCTGCGGCCTCTACAAGGTCTTCCCGAAGGCCGGAGTCGCACGCCTGCGGGTCAGCCCCACTCGCCCATGGTCCCGGGCCGAACGCGCGGAGGTCGAAGCGGAAGCCCTTGCCCTGCTGGCCTTCCTGGAGGAGGACAAGGAGCCGGTGGTCGAGATCCTGGAGCCGGACGCAGATCTGAAGCTGTGA
- a CDS encoding transglycosylase SLT domain-containing protein, with protein sequence MTLTIPDVAQWEPTKLTAAGTHANTVSTKLDGLFTKSITDTQALAWSGAAASAANTRMETEKTRASAVSAALLELKTAFDERVENLNNAKAKVIQLRDDALNQKPPFEVSDAGVVTATARIAEIRKADDRGGTEAAVLAEQLAAAQRQLDLTNALAAAEGVALVARTKVATAVAKLQAAHAGLGDPKLGVQQAPTAPATTQPPATTQQPANQSPSSQSPSNQSPSSNLISNTGTGSGTSKYSSDAPTTMPTGEQKEWIQKAIQELRAAGYDIDDSEAAIIAKIIEKESGGNPNAINLWDSNAAAGIPSKGLMQTIDPTFNSYKLPGHDDIYNPVDNIIAGTRYAIERYGSLSNVPGIAAMSQGGSYVGY encoded by the coding sequence ATGACCCTCACCATCCCGGATGTCGCCCAGTGGGAGCCGACCAAGCTCACCGCCGCCGGCACGCACGCGAACACGGTCTCGACGAAGCTCGACGGCCTCTTCACCAAGAGCATCACCGACACCCAGGCGCTGGCTTGGTCCGGCGCCGCCGCGAGCGCCGCGAACACTCGCATGGAGACCGAGAAGACGCGCGCCTCCGCCGTCAGCGCCGCCCTGCTGGAGTTGAAGACCGCGTTCGACGAACGGGTGGAGAACCTGAACAACGCGAAGGCCAAGGTGATTCAGCTGCGGGACGACGCGCTGAACCAGAAGCCGCCGTTCGAGGTGTCCGACGCGGGCGTCGTCACCGCCACCGCGCGCATCGCCGAAATCCGCAAAGCCGACGATCGAGGCGGCACCGAGGCGGCTGTGCTCGCCGAGCAACTCGCGGCCGCCCAGCGGCAGCTGGATCTCACCAACGCCCTCGCCGCGGCCGAGGGGGTCGCCCTCGTCGCCAGAACGAAGGTCGCCACGGCCGTCGCGAAGCTCCAAGCCGCCCATGCGGGCCTGGGTGACCCGAAACTCGGTGTGCAGCAAGCCCCGACGGCTCCGGCCACCACCCAGCCACCCGCCACCACCCAGCAACCGGCCAACCAGAGTCCGAGTAGCCAGAGCCCGAGCAACCAGAGCCCGAGCAGCAATCTCATCTCGAACACCGGAACCGGTTCGGGGACATCGAAATACAGCAGTGACGCACCGACCACCATGCCCACCGGTGAGCAGAAGGAATGGATCCAGAAGGCGATCCAGGAGCTGCGGGCCGCGGGCTACGACATCGACGACAGCGAAGCCGCCATCATCGCCAAGATCATCGAGAAGGAATCCGGCGGCAACCCGAACGCCATCAACCTCTGGGACAGCAACGCCGCGGCGGGAATCCCGTCCAAGGGTCTGATGCAAACCATCGACCCGACGTTCAACTCCTACAAGCTGCCCGGCCACGACGACATCTACAACCCGGTCGACAACATCATCGCCGGTACCCGGTATGCCATCGAACGCTACGGTTCGCTGTCGAATGTGCCCGGTATCGCGGCGATGAGCCAGGGTGGCAGCTACGTCGGATACTGA
- a CDS encoding ABC transporter ATP-binding protein produces MTLFDTTQDADARTLLSGLDVSFARAGKAFGDTVALTDIDLDLRTGEFVAVVGPSGCGKSTLLRLAAGLTRVSSGSVAVRTDSIGFIFQEPTLLPWRTVLRNVELSAELQGVDRKSRRVRAVAALDAVGLTDFAKSLPHQLSGGMRMRVSLARALTLRPRLMLLDEPFGALDELTRLSMQEELLRLYRDHEFTALFITHSVSEAVFLASRVVVMSARPGRVHEVIDVDLPYPRARELRFDPAFTRLVARTSDALKAAC; encoded by the coding sequence GTGACACTCTTCGACACAACCCAGGACGCCGACGCCAGGACCTTGCTGTCCGGCCTCGACGTCTCATTCGCCCGGGCGGGCAAGGCATTCGGCGATACCGTCGCCCTCACCGACATCGATCTCGACCTCAGGACCGGCGAATTCGTCGCCGTAGTAGGGCCTTCCGGCTGCGGAAAGTCGACGCTGCTGCGACTCGCCGCGGGTCTGACCCGGGTGAGCTCGGGATCCGTTGCGGTGCGGACGGATTCGATCGGCTTCATCTTCCAGGAGCCGACCCTGCTGCCCTGGCGGACGGTACTGCGCAATGTCGAACTCTCCGCGGAGTTGCAAGGAGTGGACCGCAAATCCCGCCGGGTCCGCGCCGTGGCCGCGCTCGACGCGGTCGGCCTGACCGATTTCGCGAAAAGCCTGCCGCATCAGCTTTCCGGCGGCATGCGGATGCGAGTATCGCTGGCCCGGGCACTGACGCTGCGGCCGCGGCTGATGCTGCTGGACGAGCCCTTCGGCGCGCTGGACGAGCTGACCCGGCTCAGCATGCAGGAGGAACTGCTCCGCCTCTACCGGGACCACGAGTTCACCGCGCTGTTCATCACGCACTCGGTGTCCGAGGCGGTGTTCCTCGCCTCGCGCGTCGTGGTCATGTCCGCGCGGCCCGGCCGGGTGCACGAGGTGATCGACGTGGACCTGCCCTATCCGCGCGCCCGCGAACTCCGTTTCGATCCCGCGTTCACCCGGCTGGTCGCGCGTACCTCGGATGCCTTGAAGGCGGCCTGCTGA